In the Drosophila biarmipes strain raj3 chromosome X, RU_DBia_V1.1, whole genome shotgun sequence genome, one interval contains:
- the LOC108021881 gene encoding uncharacterized protein LOC108021881: MPVTYKTRTLPQQRNLVPNLLRSILHVLAEAQRPMSDAELVFVLGVQYRRNDPEFQRQVQLNLRDGVEYGILKRQRNHFSLRSRRLAELMATLGAPSSHH; the protein is encoded by the coding sequence ATGCCGGTCACTTACAAGACACGTACACTGCCCCAACAGCGAAATCTGGTGCCCAATCTCCTGCGCTCCATCCTACACGTCCTGGCGGAGGCCCAACGACCCATGAGCGACGCCGAGCTGGTCTTCGTCCTGGGAGTCCAGTACCGCCGCAACGATCCGGAGTTCCAGCGCCAGGTGCAGCTCAATCTGCGCGATGGCGTCGAGTACGGGATCCTGAAGCGCCAGAGGAACCACTTCTCGCTCCGCTCGCGACGACTGGCCGAGCTGATGGCCACTCTGGGAGCCCCGTCATCACACCACTAA